One segment of Panicum virgatum strain AP13 chromosome 3K, P.virgatum_v5, whole genome shotgun sequence DNA contains the following:
- the LOC120700250 gene encoding glycosyltransferase BC10-like, giving the protein MLGGAPAADANGNKDGAISSAPTRPPPPPTASRAALPLPLKLLRPLLLLAVLGTGFLAAVVLLLGGSTYSVLPRLSVPDALSSARQVCAGGGGGGSPLERWARAPAGAWHNMSDEELLWAASWQPGIRRYPYRRVPKVAFMFLTRGPLPLAPLWDKFFAGSDRALYSVYVHATPGYRADFPPASAFYRRQVPSQVAEWGQTSMCDAERRLLANALLDPSNERFVLVSESCVPLYGFAVVYHYLTRSRHSFVGAFDDPGPHGRGRYRAGLAPEVRPDQWRKGAQWFELDRALAVAVVADERYYPKFREHCRPPCYVDEHYLPTVLSVEAPGRIANRSVTWVDWSRGGAHPATFGEADVGEAFLRRLTTPGKEQGACTYNGQPAEVCFLFARKFAPSTLKPLLTLAPKMLGYGG; this is encoded by the exons ATGCTGGGAGGAGCTCCTGCCGCGGACGCCAATGGCAACAAGGACGGCGCCATCAGCTCCGCTcccacccggccgccgccaccgccaacgGCGAGCAGAgcggcgctgccgctgccgctgaagctcctccgcccgctcctcctcctggcGGTGCTCGGCACGggcttcctcgccgccgtcgtcctgctcctcggcggGTCCACCTACTCGGTGCTCCCGCGGCTCTCCGTCCCGGACGCCCTGTCGTCGGCGCGGCAGgtgtgcgcgggcggcggcggcgggggatcgccgctGGAGCGGtgggcgcgggcgccggcgggcgcgTGGCACAACATGAGCGACGAGGAGCTCCTGTGGGCGGCGTCGTGGCAACCGGGGATCCGGCGGTACCCGTACCGGCGGGTGCCCAAGGTGGCGTTCATGTTCCTGACGCGCGGCCCCCTGCCGCTGGCGCCGCTCTGGGACAAGTTCTTCGCCGGCAGCGACAGGGCGCTCTACTCCGTCTACGTGCACGCCACGCCCGGGTACCGCGCCGACTTCCCGCCGGCGTCCGCCTTCTACCGCCGGCAGGTGCCCAGCCAG GTTGCTGAGTGGGGCCAGACGAGCATGTGCGACGCGGAGCGGCGTCTGCTGGCGAACGCGCTGCTGGACCCGAGCAACGAGCGCTTCGTGCTCGTCTCCGAGTCGTGCGTGCCGCTCTACGGCTTCGCCGTCGTCTACCACTACCTCACCCGCTCCCGCCACAGCTTCGTCGGCGCCTTCGACGACCCGGGCCCGCACGGCCGCGGCCGCTACCGCGCCGGCCTGGCCCCCGAGGTGCGCCCCGACCAGTGGCGCAAGGGCGCGCAGTGGTTCGAGCTGGaccgcgccctcgccgtcgccgtcgtcgccgacgaGCGCTACTACCCCAAGTTCCGGGAGCACTGCCGCCCGCCCTGCTACGTCGACGAGCACTATCTGCCGACGGTGCTCTCCGTGGAGGCGCCTGGCCGGATCGCCAACCGCAGCGTCACGTGGGTGGACtggtcccgcggcggcgcgcacccGGCCACCTTCGGGGAGGCCGACGTCGGCGAGGCGTTCCTCAGGCGGCTGACCACGCCGGGGAAGGAGCAGGGGGCCTGCACCTACAACGGCCAGCCGGCGGAGGTGTGCTTCCTCTTCGCCAGGAAGTTCGCGCCCAGCACGCTCAAGCCGCTGCTCACACTCGCGCCCAAGATGCTCGGATACGGCGGCTAA
- the LOC120700252 gene encoding BEL1-like homeodomain protein 7: MMATYYSSPGSERDSQNMYSRDLGNASYPMPSALGNLLYLNNSTSGPYTEFSGILQSQQNCMEMPDPGHPSVMSQDSSARESDMLGSHQGQRSFGPVKDMKNEMLMHMMDGSQSSTADLIHDDAHNSAQLDFGVLNNHSSSNIPSVQGQGLSLSLNTQILAPSLPYWSVKPDILSPHSYHDSLRVDDIRMKSMQSEASRAIRNSRYLKAAQELLDEVVNVWKNIKQKAQKEQVEAGKTDGKETEGGLKSEGVSSNPQESAANAAPELSTAEKQELQNKMAKLMAMLDEVDRKYKHYYHQMQSVVSSFDVVAGPGAAKPYTAVALQTISRHFRCLKDAINDQINVIRKKLGEEENSSGKEGKLTRLRYIDQQLRQQRAFQQYGMIPQNAWRPQRGLPENSVTILRAWLFEHFLHPYPKDSEKLMLARQTGLTRSQISNWFINARVRLWKPMIEDMYKEEIGDIEQDSNSSSDNAPRSKRKMASSENKEDLKSSTPRVCESSQLSESRASIGTMNVGGAAVGFQNEANPDDSFMNLMLKDQRPNEADGGLLLHNAVAHHQDENARFMAYHFAELGRYGNGNVSLTLGLQHSGSSLSVPNAQQSFAGVGDDDIYNATAPLGVSIVSSDYESMNQMDQRQRFEQSPLLHDFVA, from the exons ATGATGGCTACTTATTACTCGAGCCCGGGTAGTGAAAGGGACTCGCAGAACATGTACTCAAGAGACCTCGGCAATGCATCCTATCCTATGCCATCAGCTCTAGGGAACTTGCTTTATCTGAACAATTCTACTTCCGGACCATACACGGAATTTAGTGGTATTCTGCAGTCTCAGCAGAATTGCATGGAGATGCCTgaccctggccatccttcagtcATGTCCCAAGACTCATCAGCAAGGGAGTCTGACATGCTTGGTTCCCACCAGGGGCAGCGCTCTTTCGGTCCAGTCAAAGATATGAAAAACGAGATGTTGATGCATATGATGGATGGATCACAAAGTAGCACTGCTGATCTCATCCATGATGATGCCCACAATAGTGCACAGCTTGATTTTGGTGTTCTGAACAACCACAGTTCATCGAACATTCCCTCAGTGCAAGGCCAAGGTTTATCTCTGAGCCTCAACACACAAATCCTGGCACCTTCCTTACCATACTGGTCTGTCAAACCAGATATATTGTCACCACACTCTTACCATGACAGTCTTCGAGTTGATGACATCCGAATGAAGAGTATGCAGTCTGAGGCCTCACGTGCAATCCGGAACTCCAGGTATCTGAAGGCAGCACAAGAACTGCTCGATGAGGTTGTGAACGTGTGGAAGAATATTAAGCAGAAAGCTCAGAAAGAACAAGTCGAAGCTGGAAAGACAGATGGCAAGGAGACCGAGGGAGGGCTGAAAAGTGAGGGCGTGTCCTCTAATCCACAGGAGTCTGCTGCCAATGCAGCGCCTGAGCTTTCTACTGCTGAGAAGCAAGAACTTCAGAACAAGATGGCAAAGCTGATGGCTATGTTGGATGAG GTGGATAGGAAATACAAGCACTACTACCACCAAATGCAAAGTGTGGTTTCCTCTTTTGATGTGGTAGCTGGGCCTGGAGCTGCCAAGCCTTACACTGCAGTTGCCCTCCAGACAATCTCACGACACTTCCGGTGCCTGAAGGATGCTATCAATGATCAGATCAATGTCATCAGAAAGAAGCTTGGAGAGGAGGAAAATTCATCTGGCAAGGAGGGCAAATTAACTCGTCTCCGGTACATTGATCAACAGCTAAGGCAACAACGAGCTTTCCAACAGTATGGCATGATTCCACAAAATGCCTGGAGGCCACAGAGAgggcttcctgaaaactctGTTACCATTCTTCGTGCTTGGCTCTTTGAGCATTTCCTTCACCC GTACCCTAAAGATTCTGAAAAGCTGATGCTAGCTAGACAAACAGGCTTGACAAGGAGTCAG ATTTCAAATTGGTTCATAAATGCCCGTGTCCGCCTTTGGAAACCAATGATTGAGGACATGTACAAGGAAGAGATTGGAGATATTGAGCAAGACTCCAACTCTTCCTCCGACAATGCGCCAAGAAGCAAGCGCAAAATGGCATCTTCTGAAAACAAGGAGGATCTGAAAAGTTCTACACCTCGGGTTTGTGAGAGCAGCCAGCTGAGCGAGTCGAGAGCCAGCATAGGGACTATGAACGTTGGTGGAGCAGCTGTTGGATTCCAGAACGAGGCCAACCCTGACGACAGCTTCATGAACCTGATGCTGAAGGACCAAAGACCAAACGAAGCAGATggtggcctcctcctccacaaTGCTGTTGCACATCATCAAGATGAGAATGCCCGGTTCATGGCCTACCACTTTGCAGAGCTTGGGAGATATGGAAACGGCAACGTATCACTGACACTTGGCTTGCAGCACTCCGGCAGCAGCCTTTCGGTTCCTAATGCTCAGCAGAGCTTTGCTGGTGTCGGGGATGATGACATCTACAATGCTACCGCTCCTCTCGGTGTGAGCATTGTGTCTTCAGACTATGAATCAATGAACCAGATGGATCAACGGCAAAGGTTCGAGCAATCACCTCTTCTGCATGATTTTGTGGCCTGA
- the LOC120700251 gene encoding elongation of fatty acids protein 3-like — protein sequence MAVGGYIYPALSSPNPFPSSTPYTHNHHLLGRPGVRSARPPMAAATASYWYWLAEHPAIVGFRWSPTDLWFSTWAFLLSFLASYVALCLALDAFLGTALRRRKPLPLGPAPAAHALLMAGVSAAIFAGTLLSAVAEIRDTRWSWRGRSRTTPFRWLLCFPPGTRSSGRVFFWSYAYYLSRYLHAARGVFAVLRRRRGAAARVFAHAASVAMAFLWLEFSQSFQVLAILASTLAHAVAFGFRFWVGAGLPAARAARGAPVALGCQVALLGCNLACHVGVVWMHFGAVGGGCSGIGAWVFNTLLNAALLWVFLHCYGKRGVCDDDGGATLSHHGSSKDL from the coding sequence ATGGCGGTGGGCGGCTATATATATCCAGCCCTCTCCTCCCCAAATCCCTTTCCATCCTCCACACCGTACACGCACAACCACCACCTCTTGGGCCGGCCGGGGGTGCgatccgcccgcccgcccatggccgccgccaccgcctcgtaCTGGTACTGGCTCGCCGAGCACCCGGCCATCGTCGGGTTCCGGTGGAGCCCCACGGACCTGTGGTTCTCCACCTGGGCGTTCCTCCTCAGCTTCCTCGCCTCCTACGTGGCGCTCTGCCTCGCCCTCGACGCCTTCCTCGgcaccgccctgcgccgccggaagCCGCTCCCGCTGggccccgcgcccgccgcgcacgcgctccTGATGGCGGGCGTGTCGGCGGCCATCTTCGCCGGCACCCTGCTCTCGGCCGTGGCGGAGATACGGGACACGCGGTGGTCGTGGCGCGGGCGGAGCCGGACCACGCCGTTCCGGTGGCTGCTGTGCTTCCCGCCGGGGACCCGCTCCTCGGGCCGCGTCTTCTTCTGGTCCTACGCCTACTACCTCTCCCGGTACCTGCACGCGGCGCGGGGCGTGTTCgcggtgctccggcggcggcgcggcgcggcggcgcgggtgttCGCGCACGCCGCGTCCGTGGCCATGGCGTTCCTGTGGCTGGAGTTCTCGCAGTCGTTCCAGGTGCTGGCCATCCTGGCGTCGACGCTGGCGCACGCCGTCGCGTTCGGGTTCCGGTTCTGGGTGGGCGCGGGgctccccgccgcgcgcgccgcccgggGCGCCCCCGTCGCGCTCGGCTGCCAGGTGGCGCTGCTGGGGTGCAACCTGGCGTGCCACGTGGGCGTGGTGTGGATGCACTtcggcgccgtcggcggcgggtgCAGCGGCATCGGCGCCTGGGTCTTCAACACGCTGCTCAACGCCGCCCTGCTCTGGGTCTTCCTGCATTGCTACGGCAAGCGCGGCGtctgcgacgacgacggcggcgccaccTTAAGCCACCACGGCAGCAGCAAGGACCTCTAA